One Nocardioidaceae bacterium SCSIO 66511 genomic window carries:
- the ychF gene encoding redox-regulated ATPase YchF codes for MALTIGIVGLPNAGKSTLFNALTKNDVLAANYPFATIEPNVGVVGVPDPRLDVLAKMFDSAKVLPATVQFVDIAGIVRGASEGEGLGNKFLSHIRESDAICQVTRVFRDDDVTHVDGKVSPGDDIDTINTEMILADLQTIENALPKLEKDSRKDKDLAPVVEAVREAQATLESGKGVFAAGLDRAPLRDLHLLSAKPQLYVFNCDADELADDDLKTRMRELVAPAEAIFLDAKFEAELVELGDDDEAREMLTEMGIDEPGLDVLARVGFETLGLQTYLTAGPKEARAWTIKRAATAPEAAGVIHTDFQKGFIKAEIVSYDDLVDAGSMNAAKSAGKVRMEGKDYVMADGDVVEFRFNV; via the coding sequence GTGGCCCTCACCATCGGAATCGTCGGGCTGCCCAACGCGGGCAAGTCGACCCTATTCAACGCATTGACCAAGAACGACGTGCTCGCTGCGAACTACCCGTTCGCGACGATCGAGCCGAACGTCGGCGTCGTCGGGGTGCCCGATCCGCGGCTCGACGTACTGGCGAAGATGTTCGACTCGGCGAAGGTGCTGCCGGCGACCGTACAGTTCGTCGACATCGCCGGCATCGTACGAGGGGCGTCGGAGGGTGAGGGCCTGGGCAACAAGTTCCTCTCGCACATCCGTGAGTCCGATGCGATCTGCCAGGTGACTCGGGTGTTCCGCGACGACGACGTGACCCATGTTGACGGCAAGGTCTCGCCGGGAGACGACATCGACACGATCAACACCGAGATGATCCTCGCCGATCTGCAGACGATCGAGAACGCCTTGCCGAAATTGGAGAAGGACTCCCGCAAGGACAAGGACCTCGCTCCTGTCGTAGAGGCGGTACGCGAGGCGCAGGCGACCCTCGAGTCCGGCAAGGGAGTCTTCGCCGCCGGCCTCGACCGTGCGCCGCTGCGCGACCTCCACCTCCTGTCCGCGAAGCCGCAGCTGTACGTGTTCAACTGCGATGCTGACGAGCTGGCCGACGATGACCTGAAGACGCGCATGCGAGAGCTGGTCGCACCCGCAGAGGCGATCTTCCTCGATGCGAAGTTCGAGGCGGAGCTCGTGGAGCTCGGCGATGACGACGAGGCACGCGAGATGCTGACCGAGATGGGCATCGACGAGCCCGGGCTCGATGTGCTCGCCCGTGTCGGCTTCGAGACCCTCGGCCTACAGACGTACCTGACCGCGGGGCCGAAGGAGGCCCGGGCCTGGACGATCAAACGTGCGGCCACTGCGCCCGAGGCCGCCGGTGTGATCCACACCGACTTCCAGAAGGGCTTCATCAAGGCCGAGATCGTCTCGTACGACGATTTAGTCGATGCGGGCTCGATGAACGCCGCGAAGTCGGCGGGCAAGGTACGTATGGAGGGCAAGGACTACGTCATGGCCGACGGGGACGTGGTTGAATTTCGATTCAATGTGTAG
- a CDS encoding acyltransferase gives MATVPTRPSTSPFIAELHGLRGIALALVVAFHVFTDRVSGGIDIFLFLTGFLITRTMVGALDRGTFKVDAFLTRLAMRLMPLIALTVAGVAVATWLWMPQVRWDNVIGDLRASLLFYENWQLVGTNSVYGSADGGVSPVQHFWSLAVQGQFYLIWIVAVVGAVSVGRRLGLTTRTSALAVISTVVALSFAYATHLVNTDQPLAYLSTFARLWELGLGGILALTIASVSGDNAPPAGMRRVMGWSGLALVLTCGFVLDAANTFPGYQALWPLVGTAFVLVAGTTGYRFSADRLLRARALHHVGDVSFALYLWHWPVLVICVDLVAPHDLTVRQSIYVLAVSYALAYASTKLVSRIVDTRRTSPAVGMSERLRRMVVPAIVVLPVLAGLLVWQQHVRSLMEPEPVALSDPDYPGARVSPIATPTSVDVRPTPLEVADEQRLYVPHRCVTPPGTHGKRPSAVKTCGFGAPAHRATRTIALVGASHVGQWVAPYIEIAKANGWRVVVIQKNACQFMTRPKEADNACARWDRKALRAVRKIHPDLVVNLATSSFWGAEQTPDPFVERWEALHKLGIRVLAMRDTPRFPEYGAVCIDKHADEIETCSIDRDKSLQRVSPFLQRDDIPPNVTYVDFTDHFCNARTCPAVIGNVLVMGDNEHMTNLFSQTMRPHVAKAIASVPGFSTQLTAVEIQRSQAPPQLRTDRMRLAGPLLPARPGHFERSW, from the coding sequence ATGGCCACGGTGCCGACACGACCGAGCACGTCCCCGTTCATCGCCGAACTACACGGACTCCGAGGAATCGCCCTCGCGCTCGTCGTCGCGTTCCATGTGTTCACCGATCGGGTCTCCGGCGGCATCGACATCTTCCTGTTCCTCACGGGTTTCCTGATCACCCGCACCATGGTCGGCGCACTCGACCGGGGAACCTTCAAGGTCGACGCATTCCTCACGCGTCTTGCGATGCGCCTGATGCCGCTCATCGCGCTCACCGTCGCTGGAGTCGCCGTAGCCACCTGGCTCTGGATGCCGCAAGTACGGTGGGACAACGTCATCGGCGACCTGCGCGCGTCGCTGCTCTTCTATGAGAACTGGCAGCTCGTCGGCACGAACAGCGTCTACGGTTCGGCCGACGGCGGCGTCAGCCCCGTACAACACTTCTGGTCGCTCGCCGTACAGGGCCAGTTCTATCTGATCTGGATCGTTGCGGTCGTCGGCGCCGTGTCTGTCGGGCGCCGACTCGGCCTGACGACCCGAACCAGCGCGCTCGCGGTGATCAGCACCGTGGTGGCCCTGTCGTTCGCGTACGCGACCCACCTGGTCAACACCGACCAACCCCTTGCGTACCTGAGCACCTTCGCCCGGCTGTGGGAGTTGGGTCTCGGCGGGATCCTCGCTCTCACGATCGCATCGGTCAGCGGTGACAACGCCCCACCCGCCGGCATGCGTCGGGTCATGGGTTGGTCGGGACTGGCACTCGTTCTCACCTGCGGATTCGTACTCGACGCGGCCAACACGTTCCCCGGCTATCAAGCGCTGTGGCCGCTCGTGGGAACTGCATTCGTACTCGTCGCGGGTACGACCGGCTACCGGTTCAGCGCCGACCGCCTACTTCGTGCTCGCGCCCTGCACCACGTCGGCGATGTCTCCTTCGCGCTCTACCTCTGGCACTGGCCGGTGCTCGTGATCTGCGTCGACCTGGTCGCCCCACACGACTTGACCGTCCGCCAGTCGATCTACGTACTGGCCGTTTCGTACGCGCTCGCGTACGCATCGACAAAGCTCGTTTCCCGTATCGTCGACACGCGTCGGACTTCCCCCGCTGTGGGCATGTCCGAACGGCTACGGCGCATGGTCGTACCCGCGATCGTCGTTCTGCCCGTTCTGGCCGGGCTCTTGGTGTGGCAGCAGCACGTCCGATCGCTGATGGAACCCGAGCCGGTCGCGCTGAGCGATCCGGACTACCCGGGCGCCCGCGTATCTCCCATCGCGACCCCGACCAGCGTCGACGTACGCCCGACACCGCTCGAGGTCGCCGACGAGCAACGGCTGTACGTACCTCATCGATGCGTCACACCGCCTGGTACGCACGGCAAGCGACCGTCTGCCGTCAAGACCTGCGGATTCGGCGCGCCCGCACATCGCGCAACTCGGACGATCGCGCTCGTCGGCGCATCCCATGTGGGTCAGTGGGTTGCCCCGTACATCGAGATCGCGAAGGCGAACGGCTGGCGGGTCGTCGTGATCCAGAAGAACGCATGTCAGTTCATGACACGGCCGAAGGAGGCGGACAACGCCTGTGCGCGCTGGGACCGCAAGGCGTTGCGCGCCGTTCGCAAGATCCACCCCGACCTCGTCGTGAATCTCGCGACGAGCAGCTTCTGGGGCGCCGAGCAGACGCCCGACCCATTCGTCGAACGTTGGGAAGCCCTGCACAAACTGGGCATCCGTGTACTCGCGATGCGCGACACGCCGCGCTTTCCCGAGTACGGCGCGGTGTGTATCGACAAGCACGCGGACGAGATCGAGACGTGCTCAATAGATCGCGACAAGAGCTTGCAGCGTGTTTCGCCGTTCCTGCAGCGCGACGACATCCCACCGAACGTCACGTACGTCGACTTCACCGACCACTTCTGCAATGCGCGCACCTGTCCCGCGGTGATCGGCAACGTCTTGGTCATGGGCGACAACGAGCACATGACGAATCTCTTCTCCCAGACCATGCGACCCCATGTCGCAAAGGCGATCGCATCCGTGCCCGGATTCTCGACCCAACTGACTGCCGTCGAGATCCAACGGTCGCAGGCACCGCCCCAGCTGCGCACCGACCGGATGCGCCTCGCCGGCCCGTTACTGCCGGCGAGGCCCGGCCACTTCGAGAGGAGCTGGTGA
- a CDS encoding DNA recombination protein RmuC, with product MDVLPLVIVTVLALVAGLAIGMLIGSRVLRRADSDAVDRLGLAASATSRAVEPVKESLDRFDARLRSLETSRVQWHAQLREQVESVRQTSELLRQETSALAGALRRPQVRGRWGEMHLKRAVEIAGLVEHSDFEQQPTVGADAVQRPDLVVRLAGGKRVVIDSKVPLDAFLDAAQTDDPDRQLEFTAAHARRLRAHVDVLAGKAYWRQFDRSPEFVVLFMPGEAFLSHALDAEPSLLEYAAQRRVVLATPTTLIALLRTVAYAWTQDRLADNARELHAQARELYERLGTLGTHVDRLGRSLTTAVGSYNKAVASLESRVLVSARRITEFDIGAADLDPPRSVDEAVRPLTAAELLYDDAAEEGDAASRAARRAG from the coding sequence ATGGACGTACTTCCCCTCGTCATCGTGACCGTCCTCGCCCTGGTTGCGGGCCTCGCGATCGGCATGCTGATCGGCTCACGGGTGCTGCGACGCGCCGACTCCGACGCTGTCGATCGACTCGGCCTCGCCGCATCTGCCACGAGTCGCGCGGTCGAGCCGGTGAAGGAGAGCCTCGACCGATTCGATGCCCGCCTCCGCTCGCTCGAAACCAGCCGAGTGCAGTGGCACGCCCAACTTCGCGAGCAGGTCGAGTCCGTACGCCAGACCAGCGAATTGCTGCGACAGGAGACGTCGGCGCTGGCGGGCGCACTACGTCGTCCGCAGGTCCGCGGCCGTTGGGGCGAGATGCATCTCAAGCGCGCGGTCGAGATCGCCGGGCTGGTGGAGCACAGCGACTTCGAGCAACAGCCCACGGTCGGCGCCGACGCCGTACAACGACCCGATCTCGTAGTCCGACTGGCGGGCGGCAAGCGGGTGGTCATCGACTCGAAGGTCCCGCTCGATGCGTTCCTCGACGCGGCGCAGACCGATGACCCCGACCGACAGCTCGAGTTCACCGCGGCGCATGCCCGGCGGCTACGCGCACACGTCGACGTCCTGGCCGGCAAGGCCTACTGGCGTCAGTTCGACCGCTCCCCCGAGTTCGTGGTGCTGTTCATGCCCGGCGAGGCGTTCCTCTCACACGCACTCGATGCCGAGCCGTCACTACTCGAGTACGCCGCCCAGCGCCGAGTCGTACTGGCGACGCCCACGACGCTGATCGCACTGCTCCGTACGGTCGCGTACGCCTGGACGCAGGATCGCCTGGCCGATAACGCACGAGAGCTGCATGCCCAGGCCCGTGAGCTGTACGAGCGCCTTGGCACCCTCGGCACCCATGTCGACCGTCTCGGGCGATCGCTGACCACCGCAGTGGGCAGCTACAACAAGGCGGTTGCGTCGTTGGAGAGCCGGGTGCTCGTCTCGGCGCGACGCATCACGGAGTTCGATATCGGCGCCGCAGACCTCGACCCTCCGCGCAGTGTCGACGAAGCAGTCCGACCGCTGACCGCCGCCGAGCTCCTGTACGACGATGCGGCCGAGGAGGGCGACGCGGCCTCCCGTGCGGCGCGCCGTGCCGGCTGA
- a CDS encoding 4-hydroxy-3-methylbut-2-enyl diphosphate reductase yields MPDSQNVPLGMPSVATDGDRDVLLAAPRGYCAGVDRAVITVEKALDLYGAPVYVRKQIVHNKHVVHSLEERGAIFVEEIAEVPRGATVVFSAHGVSPTVHAEAAERDLKTIDATCPLVTKVHHEAKRFAKEEYQILLIGHEGHEEVEGTAGEAPDHITLVQGPSDVDGLEFAEGTKLSWLSQTTLSVDETMETVDRLRAKFPQLEDPPSDDICYATQNRQLAVKEIARTSDLVIVVGSANSSNSVRLVEVALEAGAGSAYRVDDVSEIEDAWLDGVESVGVTSGASVPDDLVEGVLTFLTDRGYPTAKAVHTAEESLIFALPPELRKDLRAASAS; encoded by the coding sequence ATGCCTGACTCGCAGAACGTGCCCCTCGGGATGCCCTCGGTCGCGACCGACGGCGACCGCGACGTACTTCTCGCCGCTCCGCGCGGCTACTGCGCCGGTGTCGATCGGGCGGTGATCACCGTCGAGAAGGCTCTCGACCTGTACGGCGCACCCGTGTACGTACGCAAGCAGATCGTGCACAACAAGCATGTCGTGCACAGCTTGGAGGAGCGGGGCGCGATCTTCGTCGAGGAGATCGCCGAGGTGCCGCGGGGCGCGACCGTGGTGTTCTCGGCACATGGCGTATCGCCCACTGTGCACGCGGAGGCGGCCGAGCGCGATCTGAAGACGATCGACGCGACGTGCCCCCTCGTCACGAAGGTGCATCACGAGGCCAAGCGGTTCGCCAAGGAGGAGTACCAGATCCTGCTGATCGGCCACGAGGGCCACGAGGAAGTCGAGGGCACCGCCGGTGAGGCGCCCGACCACATCACCCTCGTGCAAGGTCCGTCCGACGTCGACGGCCTCGAGTTCGCCGAAGGCACGAAGCTGTCCTGGCTCTCGCAGACCACACTGAGCGTTGACGAGACCATGGAGACCGTCGACCGGCTACGTGCCAAGTTCCCGCAACTGGAGGATCCGCCGAGCGACGACATCTGCTACGCCACGCAGAACCGCCAGCTGGCGGTCAAGGAGATCGCGCGTACGTCGGACCTCGTGATCGTCGTGGGGTCGGCCAACTCGTCGAACTCCGTACGCCTCGTCGAGGTCGCGCTGGAGGCGGGCGCGGGCTCCGCGTACCGAGTCGACGATGTCTCGGAGATCGAGGATGCTTGGCTCGACGGGGTCGAAAGCGTCGGCGTCACCTCCGGCGCATCGGTCCCCGACGACCTGGTGGAGGGCGTGCTGACGTTCCTGACCGATCGCGGCTACCCGACGGCGAAGGCAGTGCACACGGCAGAGGAGAGCCTGATCTTCGCCCTACCTCCCGAGCTTCGCAAGGACCTCCGCGCCGCGTCGGCATCCTGA
- the xseA gene encoding exodeoxyribonuclease VII large subunit, translating into MGLDTSPESPAPLRQISQLLSDWIGRLGAVWVEGEIAQLNRRTGVCFLTLRDVAAEVSAQVTCRRQVLDSTNPPATEGARVVVHVRPQFYARNGSLSLNAIEIRPVGIGELLARIEQRRQLLAAEGLFDHVRKRPLPFLPRRIGLITGRDSAAERDVLDNAQRRWPGVEFGVVNARVQGASAAEEVINALHRLDRDERVDVIIVARGGGSVEDLLPFSDETLIRAVSACATPVVSAIGHEPDTPLLDLVADLRASTPTDAAKQVVPDVREELQGVRQLRDRGRRWLSAYLRHEEQGLAAARSRPALADPIGQIDERAAQIADLRERSRRTIGHRIDRAHDEIGHHLARVRGLSPRSTLARGYSVTQRADDGLVTSIDDVDNGDTLDIRVTDGHLTVRVDGTRPAPEHDTDETEQPA; encoded by the coding sequence ATGGGTCTCGACACGTCGCCGGAGTCACCGGCTCCGCTGCGGCAGATCTCCCAGCTGCTGTCGGACTGGATCGGCCGGCTCGGCGCGGTCTGGGTCGAAGGCGAGATCGCCCAGCTCAACCGACGTACGGGCGTGTGCTTCCTGACGTTGCGCGATGTCGCCGCCGAGGTGTCAGCGCAGGTGACGTGCCGGCGCCAAGTGCTCGACTCGACCAACCCGCCTGCCACCGAGGGCGCGCGTGTCGTCGTGCACGTACGCCCGCAGTTCTACGCCCGCAACGGCAGCCTGTCGCTCAACGCCATCGAGATCCGTCCGGTCGGCATCGGAGAGCTGCTTGCGCGCATCGAGCAGCGTCGTCAGCTGCTGGCCGCCGAGGGACTTTTCGATCACGTACGTAAGCGGCCGCTGCCGTTCCTCCCGCGGCGCATCGGACTCATCACCGGACGCGACTCCGCCGCCGAACGCGACGTACTCGACAACGCACAACGGCGCTGGCCCGGTGTCGAGTTCGGAGTCGTCAACGCCCGCGTCCAGGGCGCATCCGCGGCCGAAGAGGTCATCAACGCCCTCCACCGGCTCGACCGCGACGAGCGTGTCGACGTGATCATCGTCGCGCGCGGCGGGGGTTCGGTCGAAGACCTCCTTCCGTTCTCCGATGAGACGCTCATCCGCGCCGTCTCTGCATGCGCGACGCCCGTCGTGAGCGCGATCGGCCACGAGCCGGATACCCCGCTGCTCGACCTCGTCGCCGACCTTCGCGCGTCAACACCTACCGACGCCGCCAAGCAGGTGGTCCCCGACGTACGCGAGGAGTTGCAGGGCGTCCGTCAGCTACGCGACCGCGGCCGCCGATGGCTTTCGGCGTACCTCCGTCACGAAGAGCAGGGTCTTGCCGCCGCGCGCTCCCGCCCGGCCCTGGCCGATCCGATCGGTCAGATCGATGAGCGTGCCGCCCAGATCGCCGATCTGCGCGAACGCTCCCGTCGTACGATCGGGCATCGCATCGACCGTGCCCACGACGAGATCGGCCACCATCTGGCGCGCGTGCGCGGGCTTTCACCGCGTTCCACCCTGGCCCGCGGATACTCAGTCACCCAACGCGCCGACGACGGCCTCGTCACCTCGATCGACGACGTCGACAACGGCGACACGCTCGACATCCGGGTGACCGACGGCCACCTCACTGTCCGGGTCGACGGCACCCGGCCCGCGCCCGAACACGACACCGATGAGACGGAGCAGCCAGCGTGA
- a CDS encoding exodeoxyribonuclease VII small subunit, which produces MSDEESPDLPYEQARDELIETVRKLEAGGTTLEESLALWERGEELAKICQRWLDGARERLQAAASEDEEE; this is translated from the coding sequence GTGAGCGACGAAGAGTCCCCCGACCTCCCCTACGAGCAGGCCCGCGACGAGCTGATCGAGACCGTACGCAAGCTCGAGGCTGGCGGGACGACGTTGGAGGAGTCGCTCGCCCTCTGGGAGCGAGGCGAAGAGCTCGCGAAGATCTGCCAGCGCTGGCTCGACGGTGCACGGGAGAGGCTGCAGGCGGCGGCCAGTGAGGATGAGGAGGAGTAG
- a CDS encoding HNH endonuclease, with product MFEPQTYTRLHQQARQAANRSDAIGLATDEQLCQSLRDLQAALDLLDGVRASLFAQLKETEAHKSDGASTVAGWARQQLRMGLGESRRHTKAGQTLKTLPKVAAALQAGQIRGAHVDEFTVGVTKVGADIMTDLQDVLVPLARKCEPRDLRVAINELNDIVNCEERDKAYQRGMNKRDITATRCGDGYYVTGMLDPVTGAKFNQWLKTVSTPEYDGDDRAPSDRRVDGLGRMLDDQNTPPPSADQQPPAEQSEQGQQEEQAGEPPAEERPKPRRRADTTLLVLADLETLLRLPGARPATLVGFGPIGPQLLGYLTCGADLTGVLTHGSTGGPVPQANVLNVGRTSRLATTAQRKAITARQDGSCANPGCGSTFLEFHHVDWWNRDAGKTDLDNLVGICGNCHHLVHQNKLTIRHDGHDGFTFHRSTGAVIDDHARITKQRVRDLIANIRHAAETGDDAGAEPRPTTPEPPPKPRIDTGWLTPLTPDQRSPAECHVVQVVSASTHRPR from the coding sequence ATGTTCGAGCCGCAGACCTACACCCGCCTCCACCAGCAGGCGCGGCAGGCTGCGAACAGGTCCGACGCCATCGGACTCGCCACCGATGAGCAGCTGTGCCAGTCGTTGCGGGACCTGCAAGCCGCGTTGGATCTCCTCGACGGAGTACGCGCGTCGCTGTTCGCCCAACTCAAAGAGACCGAAGCCCACAAGTCCGACGGTGCCTCCACGGTCGCCGGCTGGGCACGTCAGCAGCTGCGGATGGGGCTGGGTGAGTCGCGGCGGCACACCAAAGCCGGCCAAACCCTGAAAACCCTCCCGAAGGTTGCGGCCGCTCTGCAGGCGGGGCAGATTCGGGGCGCGCATGTCGACGAGTTCACTGTCGGCGTCACCAAGGTCGGTGCGGACATCATGACCGACCTCCAAGACGTCCTCGTCCCACTCGCGCGCAAATGTGAGCCGCGGGATCTGCGGGTCGCGATCAACGAGCTCAACGACATCGTCAACTGTGAAGAACGTGACAAGGCGTACCAGCGGGGCATGAACAAACGAGACATCACCGCCACCCGATGCGGCGACGGCTACTACGTGACCGGGATGCTCGACCCCGTCACCGGAGCAAAGTTCAACCAATGGCTCAAAACCGTCTCCACCCCCGAATACGACGGCGACGACCGCGCACCATCCGACCGCCGCGTCGACGGACTCGGACGAATGCTCGACGACCAAAACACCCCACCCCCATCAGCCGACCAACAGCCGCCAGCTGAGCAGTCCGAACAGGGCCAGCAGGAAGAGCAGGCTGGTGAGCCACCCGCTGAAGAACGACCCAAGCCGCGGCGACGCGCCGACACCACCCTGCTGGTCCTCGCCGACCTCGAAACCCTCCTCCGCCTCCCCGGAGCCCGCCCCGCCACGCTCGTCGGGTTCGGACCCATCGGCCCCCAGCTGCTCGGATATTTGACCTGCGGCGCCGACCTCACCGGTGTCCTCACCCACGGTTCGACGGGCGGCCCCGTTCCGCAGGCCAACGTGTTGAACGTCGGGCGTACCAGCCGCCTCGCCACCACCGCACAACGTAAAGCGATCACCGCCCGCCAAGACGGCAGCTGCGCGAACCCCGGCTGCGGATCCACGTTCCTCGAGTTCCACCACGTCGACTGGTGGAACCGCGATGCTGGCAAAACAGACTTGGACAATTTGGTCGGGATCTGCGGCAACTGCCACCACCTCGTCCACCAAAACAAGCTCACCATCCGGCACGACGGCCACGACGGCTTCACGTTCCACCGCTCCACCGGCGCCGTGATCGACGACCACGCCCGCATCACCAAACAACGCGTCCGCGACCTCATCGCCAACATCCGCCACGCAGCCGAAACCGGCGACGACGCCGGGGCCGAACCAAGACCGACAACGCCGGAGCCACCACCAAAGCCACGGATCGACACTGGCTGGCTCACCCCACTCACACCAGACCAACGCTCACCCGCTGAATGCCATGTCGTCCAGGTCGTTTCAGCGAGCACACACCGTCCTCGGTAA
- a CDS encoding DUF4245 domain-containing protein translates to MLVGAIVAFTAFLREDPPKPASDVDFAQIAEEASAGVDYPLLAPVQVPDGWQANSARLDPGEPPSWHLGMVTADDDYIGLEQAKRPVDAMIDDHAKGARKDESTTIGGAEWSIWTGNGDDTTFVRRDGDVTVLVTGDAPDDEIETYIDSLEPV, encoded by the coding sequence GTGCTCGTCGGCGCCATTGTGGCGTTCACGGCGTTCCTGCGCGAAGATCCCCCCAAGCCTGCCAGCGATGTGGACTTCGCGCAGATCGCTGAGGAGGCGAGCGCCGGAGTCGACTATCCGCTGCTCGCTCCGGTGCAGGTGCCGGACGGCTGGCAAGCGAATTCGGCGCGTCTCGATCCTGGGGAGCCGCCGTCCTGGCATCTCGGGATGGTCACCGCGGACGACGACTACATCGGCCTCGAGCAGGCGAAGCGGCCGGTCGACGCCATGATCGACGATCACGCGAAAGGTGCGCGCAAGGACGAATCGACGACGATCGGCGGCGCGGAATGGTCGATCTGGACCGGTAACGGCGACGATACGACCTTCGTGCGCCGAGACGGGGACGTCACGGTGCTGGTTACCGGCGATGCTCCCGACGACGAGATCGAGACCTATATCGACTCGCTCGAGCCCGTGTAG